A genomic region of Choristoneura fumiferana chromosome 17, NRCan_CFum_1, whole genome shotgun sequence contains the following coding sequences:
- the LOC141436948 gene encoding uncharacterized protein isoform X3, with protein MEFQPKLKSALSSKPRWVTCIAFAVAMLIITAVAVTTGVFIGYTYCYLEHRSEALKGNISHPRNVQIVRIPMPEQPTPYNKTINGALSSNYIISKILRISGVLVDGEIPAPRSDPDEELDSTNSLR; from the exons ATGGAATTTCAACCGAAATTGAAGTCCGCACTGAGCAG CAAGCCAAGATGGGTGACGTGCATAGCGTTCGCCGTGGCAATGCTCATAATCACAGCGGTGGCCGTCACAACCGGCGTCTTCATCGGATACACCTACTGCTACCTCGAGCATCGGTCAGAAGCATTAAAAG GAAACATATCACACCCGCGCAATGTGCAAATTGTGAGGATTCCTATGCCGGAACAGCCAACTCCATACAACAAGACAATCAACGGTGCACTATCGTCCAACTATATCATCTCCAAAATCCTACGGATCAGTGGCGTTCTTGTTGATGGGGAAATTCCTGCCCCACGGAGTGACCCTGACGAAGAACTCGATTCCACAAATTCTCTGAGGTAG